The Ferroacidibacillus organovorans region CTGAAACGGACATACATAGATTCGTACGACCTTTCCCCTTAGGTTTGAGTCCGCCGAACCCATCTTGGTGATATTCCTTCAGATAACGCCGCAAGGTTCGTTCCGATAACCCTGTTTGTACACAGAGCTGGGCCTTCATCTCCCTCAGCTTCGCTGGATCCAAGCCATCCTCGAGCAGTGGAGATAATAGTTGAAACCTCGCTACCGCAATTTCTTCCGCCTTCTTCCCATCTTTCACGTCTAAGCCCTCCTTTTAGTAGACCTAGGATGACTGTAGACTGGGTTCATGCGGACAGACATGCAGAACGGGTATGTACCCACAAATGTGTATTTGCAATCGGCCGGACAACTCTGGCCAGCCACCCATCGGCATCGCCGACAAACCGTCCAATGGTTTGGAGTGGAGATTGCGAAGGAGTGGACAACTCCGGCACAGGAAGATTGAATCGATGGGCAATGGCAGTTAAACATCCTACTGCATAAGGGGACCAACTGGTGAACCACTGCCGCAGGCGAAAAAGGGTTGACTCGTCTGCCGCAACTGCAGGATTTTGTTGGCTGACGGTCTCCTCAATACTTGCCGCATCATAACGCTTGTAGGGGACTAAGATGTTGGGGAGTTCGTGGTGTATCTTGCAACACGATTCACAGCGCATCCTACGAATCACGAGTGTCACTTTTTCACCCGAACTTTGTATGTACCTTCTGCGTCGACTCCCGATCACCCCGAGATATCCTTGGCAACAAGGACAGGGAATGACTTCTTCACTCCTGACAAAAACACTCATTTCAGCACTCCACAGCAGCTGAAAAACTGATACAATAACCATACGTTGATTA contains the following coding sequences:
- a CDS encoding helix-turn-helix domain-containing protein: MKDGKKAEEIAVARFQLLSPLLEDGLDPAKLREMKAQLCVQTGLSERTLRRYLKEYHQDGFGGLKPKGKGRTNLCMSVS
- a CDS encoding DUF6431 domain-containing protein → MSVFVRSEEVIPCPCCQGYLGVIGSRRRRYIQSSGEKVTLVIRRMRCESCCKIHHELPNILVPYKRYDAASIEETVSQQNPAVAADESTLFRLRQWFTSWSPYAVGCLTAIAHRFNLPVPELSTPSQSPLQTIGRFVGDADGWLARVVRPIANTHLWVHTRSACLSA